A genome region from Micromonospora peucetia includes the following:
- a CDS encoding MFS transporter, translated as MAAVDTTSQAPAATPSASLWHNRDFLTFWLGETLSLLGTQVTNLALPLMAIHAFSATDEQVGILRFLQLAPYIGLALVFGVWVDRARRRNVMLAANLTRLALLAMVPILYSAHALNMAALLVIASAIGVASVLFDVSWMSYVPTLVRDPRHYVEASAKMGVSSSVADVAGPGLAGVLIGILTAPMALIANAGSFLVSVVSLLLIRTPEPRSTRAAQDRHLGTELRDGLRWVLHDRILRWLAAIGFCCNFSMITVWTMFLLYGTRELHLSSTTLGGIFATASIGGLLGAVISRKVIDRFPIGRVYLIAQSALLLGPAMIVTAAGPRPVMTAMFTLSFFTTYLGLGVAGVIIVSLRQTLTPQPMMGRMTAVFRTLLFGGGALGGLTAGILAGAIGARPALAAAAIASAAVVIALAASPVSRLRVLPTAAAR; from the coding sequence ATGGCGGCCGTAGACACCACCAGCCAGGCTCCAGCTGCCACGCCGTCGGCAAGCCTGTGGCACAACCGCGACTTCCTCACGTTCTGGCTCGGCGAGACCCTGTCGCTACTCGGCACGCAGGTCACCAACCTCGCCCTACCCCTGATGGCGATCCACGCCTTCAGCGCGACCGATGAGCAGGTCGGAATCCTGCGCTTCCTACAGCTGGCCCCGTACATCGGCCTGGCATTGGTGTTCGGAGTCTGGGTTGACCGCGCCCGCCGACGCAACGTGATGCTCGCCGCCAACCTGACCCGGCTGGCACTGCTCGCGATGGTGCCGATCCTCTACTCGGCGCACGCATTGAACATGGCAGCACTGCTGGTCATCGCGAGCGCGATCGGCGTCGCCTCCGTACTCTTCGACGTGAGCTGGATGTCCTATGTGCCCACCCTTGTCCGCGACCCCAGGCACTACGTCGAGGCCAGCGCCAAGATGGGCGTCAGCTCGTCCGTGGCGGACGTGGCCGGGCCCGGTCTCGCCGGTGTCCTGATCGGCATCCTGACCGCACCCATGGCACTGATCGCCAACGCCGGCTCCTTCCTGGTCTCGGTCGTGTCGCTCCTGCTGATCCGCACCCCCGAACCCCGATCGACGCGGGCGGCGCAGGACCGCCACCTCGGAACCGAGTTACGCGATGGTCTGCGGTGGGTGCTGCACGACCGCATCCTGCGGTGGCTGGCGGCCATCGGGTTCTGCTGCAACTTCTCGATGATCACGGTCTGGACGATGTTCCTGCTGTACGGCACACGGGAGCTGCACCTGAGCTCGACCACACTCGGCGGCATCTTCGCAACGGCATCGATCGGAGGCCTGCTCGGGGCGGTCATCTCCCGGAAGGTGATAGACCGGTTCCCCATCGGCCGGGTCTACCTCATCGCCCAGTCCGCCCTGCTGCTGGGCCCGGCGATGATCGTCACGGCCGCCGGTCCCCGTCCAGTGATGACGGCGATGTTCACCCTGTCCTTCTTCACCACCTACCTGGGACTCGGCGTGGCCGGCGTCATCATCGTCAGCCTTCGTCAGACGCTCACCCCGCAGCCGATGATGGGTCGGATGACCGCAGTCTTCCGAACCCTGCTGTTCGGCGGCGGAGCGCTCGGCGGACTCACCGCGGGCATTCTCGCCGGGGCCATCGGCGCCAGACCCGCGTTGGCAGCCGCGGCCATTGCCTCGGCAGCGGTGGTGATCGCGCTCGCCGCCTCACCGGTCAGCCGGCTGCGCGTCCTCCCTACGGCTGCAGCGCGGTAG